In Devosia beringensis, a single window of DNA contains:
- a CDS encoding CinA family protein, whose amino-acid sequence MAPKPTTTDQTDPAQQVITLLSAAGKTIVTAESCTGGLIAAALTDIPGSSSAFFGGYVTYANEAKSRMIHVQARLIRDYGAVSNQVARAMADGARNTAHADYAVAVTGIAGPDGGTDKKPVGLVYVAVSTELATVVIEHQFGDLGRAEIRQASVKAALDLVLQVLASA is encoded by the coding sequence TCCCGCCCAGCAGGTGATCACCCTGCTCAGCGCGGCCGGCAAGACCATCGTCACCGCCGAAAGCTGCACCGGCGGCCTGATCGCCGCGGCGCTGACCGACATTCCCGGCTCATCAAGCGCGTTTTTCGGCGGCTATGTCACCTATGCCAATGAGGCCAAGTCGCGCATGATCCATGTGCAGGCGCGCCTGATCCGCGACTATGGTGCGGTCAGCAACCAGGTGGCCCGGGCCATGGCCGACGGCGCCCGCAACACCGCCCATGCCGATTACGCCGTGGCGGTAACCGGCATTGCCGGCCCTGACGGCGGAACGGACAAGAAGCCCGTCGGGCTGGTCTATGTGGCGGTCTCGACCGAACTGGCTACCGTGGTCATCGAGCATCAGTTCGGCGATCTGGGCCGGGCGGAGATCCGCCAGGCCAGCGTCAAGGCGGCACTTGATCTGGTGCTGCAGGTGCTGGCCAGCGCCTAG